One window of the Dryobates pubescens isolate bDryPub1 chromosome 13, bDryPub1.pri, whole genome shotgun sequence genome contains the following:
- the LOC128897704 gene encoding myeloid leukemia factor 1-like — protein sequence MFGGLGRCFEEDPFFREPFAAHQECVRQMMRSFSDPFGREPLLSLAGGAERRAEPRARQDSQLALRGGGRRATSYSLMPFGGFGGLQDADLGEPFLAMDRMMANMRNSMLEMQRKFDDLSVHPDAHTFSSSSVLTYSKVGDEPPKVFQASAQTRTAPGGVKETRRALRDSESGVEKLAIGHHLRERGHVIKKSRNSRTGDEEMNQEFINLDETEAQSFDEEWQKEIMKFKPSRSGGHLEAPKYRSIHHVPKEKPLAIKASREPRASMENLNVRGTHLPLRSSKQ from the exons ATGTTCGGGGGTCTGGGGCGCTGCTTCGAGGAGGATCCCTTCTTCCG GGAGCCCTTCGCTGCCCACCAGGAGTGCGTGCGGCAGATGATGAGGAGCTTCTCCGACCCCTTCGGCCGGGAGCcgttgctgagcctggcaggcgGCGCGGAGAGGAGAGCGGAGCCCAGGGCGCGGCAGGACTCGCAGCTGGCGCTCCGCGGCGGCGGCcgcagg GCCACAAGCTACTCCCTCATGCCCTTTGGAGGCTTTGGTGGACTG CAGGATGCAGATCTGGGGGAACCTTTCCTTGCCATGGACAGGATGATGGCAAACATGAGAAACAGCATGCTGGAGATGCAGAGGAAATTT GATGACCTGTCTGTGCACCCTGATGCACACAccttcagctcttcctctgTGCTGACCTACTCCAAAGTAGGAGATGAACCTCCCAAGGTCTTCCAGGCTTCAGCCCAGACCCGCACGGCCCCCGGAGGG GTTAAGGAGACCAGAAGAGCCCTGAGGGATTCTGAGAGTGGAGTGGAGAAGCTGGCCATTGGCCACCACCTCAGGGAGCGTGGCCATGTCATTAAGAAATCCAGGAACAGCAGGACTGGGGACGAGGAAATGAACCAGGAGTTCATCAACCTGGATGAGA CTGAGGCCCAGAGCTTTGATGAGGAGTGGCAGAAGGAGATTATGAAGTTCAAGCCCTCGAGATCTGGAGGCCATTTGGAAGCTCCAAAGTACAGAAGCATTCATCATGTGCCCAA GGAGAAGCCCCTTGCCATCAAGGCTtccagggagcccagagcttCCATGGAGAACCTGAATGTGAGAGGAACACACCTGCCCCTCAGGAGCAGCAAACAGTAG